One Triticum dicoccoides isolate Atlit2015 ecotype Zavitan chromosome 3B, WEW_v2.0, whole genome shotgun sequence genomic window, AAAAGAAAATATGTATATGCCCATTCAATAGGTTCTTTAGTCTTTTGACCTAGCAAAACACAACGCTCTGGGATGTTACTTCCAACTGCTCAAACTTGATGTGGTTTTAACTTCTTCACAGGGTGACTATTGTAATACGATGAGGTGGTGTGTGCTTATAGGTCTACAATGTAGCTTCTTTTGCACTTAATTTAGAAAGATAGGTTTTTGTTGTGACACCTAAAGAGGCACGCAGTAGGGAGATCTATTTCCAATTATCTCACAAATGATTTAATTGAGTGACAAAAAGTGCATCAGGTCTGACAGACACACACACAGGATATCAGGATATTCATGAGGCATGACCAATGGTAGAAAATTTTGGGGAGGACACTGTTCACCTATCAGTGACTGCGAACCAAGCAACCCCTCCATATTGAACTGTTAGACCATCCAATGAACGATGTAGAATCATGTACTCTATAAAGATTAGCATTGTAAAATTTTGCTGCTTTAATCCGCATTAAGGTACTAGCAGGAAATCAGGACTACCAGCTAAGTACCAAGTACTAGTCGTCTGCAGTAGGTTCAAGTTTAAACCCAAGTCCGCATACGTGTCTGCTTTAATCTGCAGTAGGAAATCAGGACCGCGGAAAAGGAAGAATTTACCTTAATTCTTGTCTGCAGAGCAAGTTGACAATTTTAGGATTCTCCGAATCACTTGGATTAAGAAAGCTGCAGTAAAGAAATACAGAAAGTATTAATATACAATCAAGAACCACATGATGTTTTGTACACTGAAATGAACGCGTACTCGTGAAACTCAGTTTTATTGAGGAAACCATCCCCGTTGACGTCCGAAGCATTGAAGTGCTCCTCTTTCCACCACGGGAACCCCAGTGAGTTGCCATCCCCTGCAAATCATTAGCTAGTAAGTTCATTCCGCATTATATTATTCCATgatgattttcttttcttttttttggctgGCTGAGTTCATTCATgtgcaaagaagaagaaaatgcGGGGAAGAGTTGTACCATGGGACTGTTGGCGCAGCGCCCGGAAAGTAGTGAAGGAGACGATCCCGTTGCCGTTCTTGTCGTAGAGCTCCATCTCCCTGGCGGAGCGGTGGAGCTGGTCGGCCCTGGCCTGATCGAGGTTCCACCTGATGAGCTCATCGAGGGAGACGAAGCCGTCCTTGGGGGTGAGGTCGATCTTGGGGAACAGCGCGCGGATGCGGTCGGACACGTTGAAGCGATCGTCGTCGTTGATGAAGTCCTCTTCCTCCCTGAGGAACTCCTCCCACTCCTTCATGTGGTCGTCCTTCTCGGCGTCGCCATGGAGGATGCGGTAGTGCTCGCGCTCCCACTCCTTGTCCTCCAGCCGCCGCTCCAGCTCGGCGATGGCCGGGTCgaagggcgccgcgtggcggtttccTCCGGAATCGTGGACGGCGCCGGCCCCGTAGGAAGAAGCGACGGCGGCGGAGTTCTTGGGGTGGAGCTTGAGGCGGCGGTGGGGGCTGCGACCGTGGGGCTGGAGGCGGGGGGTGTAGGAGGCAAGGAGTATGAACATGAGTAATGAGATAGTGACCACGCAGAGGAAGAGGACCGCGGCCGGAGACTTCCGCCCCGGCGAGGCCGCCGCCGGCGGCGTCATCGCCGGCAAGAGAACGGGAGGCGGGGGGGCGAGCGAGCGGTTTACGGGTCGGAGATTTGGACCCGCTGGTCCATAACGGGTGGCGTGAGCATAACAAATTAGCTCCTTCGTGATGACGTCCAAAGCGCTGGCCGCGCCAATAGCCTCTCGACACGCGTGCTGTGTGAGCACTTGAGCCAGTTTTTCCTTGTCCAGTACTGTAATTAATAATGTGGAAAAGAGCATATATACATTAATTAACGGAGATGTTAAAAATCTATCGTCAGATTTTTAACCATGACAAATCTTCGGGGTGGCGAATTATGTTGTTGGCAATTGCAATTCCTTGCGAGAACATAACTTCAAATCAGATTTGTAGTGGAATCCATTAATTAATTAATGTTCCAAACACAGTACGATAACAAGAGGTGgcatctgtaactaactcatttgcAAAGTTTGCTGGCAAAAACACTCACTGCGTGTACACAAGCCTGCCTCATCTTATACAGCATGAGAGCACATATACTATCTGGATAAAAGCAACATTTGTCATATGATTGTGCGGAGATGCCAGGCTTGATGGTCGCCCGAAATAGCATCTGGCTCAGCTAGTTCCAAATCGGCGATGGGATCATGTCTTGAGAGGAGCTTTCTTCACCCTGTCGGAGATTCGGTCAGGTGCATTGGTGTGCGACTTGAAACGGCCTCGTCCGCCCTCCTCTTTTTCCTGAATCAATCCAAGTTGTTGCACATCCACAGGGAGGGTTAGCATCTTGTAATGTTTTCAAGGATGTGATTATTGAGCTATAAGAAAGAAAAAATAAGGGAACCGACCTTCTTCTTCACTATCTGGACCACATCCTCGTCTTCAAGACCATGGCCAAGACCACAATGCTGTGGATAGTGCCGAGCACTCGTTCCCCACACGAGCACATATTTCACATCCTTGAGTAAGCTCCTGTGGATGTGATTACAGAAGTCTTCAACTGTGCAACCGCCCCTATCCTGATTCATTCATGCCAACACAAGAATACCACAACCATCAGACCCATTTCAGTGCAAGCATGCatggcatgagagagagagagagagagagagagagagagagagagagagagagcaaacatACACTAGAAAGAACCACTGGATCTCCGAAATCGGGCTGCTGACCCTGCGGCTTTGTATACACTCTCACCAGACCCATTTCCTCCCACATTCTTGCTAATAGCCTGTCCAAGTTCAACTGCAAAAAAGAACGACTAGTTTCACTTTTTTAACAAACAAAAATGTGAAACAAACAACTTACTgtaacatctactccctccgttcctaaatacaagtctttttagaggtttcaaatggactacaacatacagatgtatatagacatattttagagtgtagatgcactcattttgctccgtatgtagtcccttgttgaaatctctaaaaagacttatatttgggaacggagggagtacactagCAAACACCAATTTCAATTATCCTGGACATCAATTTTTTAACTTTTGACACCCCACAAATAATCAAGGAGGAAACATACCTGCAAATTGCAGCTGATAACAAGTGAATTTGGTTGCCGAGcaagattatccacatcatcaatacCCACAACATCAATCTTATTATATACATAAACACACTTGATGTACTTCCGATTTCCTTCAATCACATCAATCAGATCATCCACAGTAGAATCCTCACGGAATAATACCTACAAGTAAATTAAAGTAATGAGTTAAAATTGAAAAGGTGCACACATAACACCACTAACACACACCGGCATGCACCTCTGCATTATGAATTTTGTACTCATGCAGTATCTGATAGCAGAGCTTCTCATCAATATGAGTTAAAGGTGCTGTGCTGTTGAAAGAAATCCCaccagtcttcttcctcttgaagtATATCTATTTGTACACACAAAAAAGTGATTAAAATCAACCAAGAAAAACATGTATAAATAACAAATGCACATATATCAACTTCCTCGTAATCAACAGAATGTATAATAGAAACCAGCAATTTAGGACAGCACCATAAGACATGTAGTACGACTAACTCATAGAGCTGGTTGGATGAGTCACATAGTTCAGGTCAGCACTTGTCCGTTACAAACCCTAAAAGTACCACAAACTTCATCAATTGTGATGGATGCTCGGTTCTTCACAAAAAGGTGATTTAGAACATCGATAACTCGCCATACTATGCTAACCGTTTTTTAGCCCATTCTCCCTTCATCTCCACAGTCCAACCAAATTTATTATGAATGCTGTACATAATTAATAGGGTTTTTATCATTTGTGCCACTAGTTGTGtcacactactcagttttgccattagaatttacaactgctcaaaaatgccatcagtTTATAAAAtacttgctcaaaaatgccattagagacCTAAAAAAGGCCATCGCACCGTTAGATGttcgctcaaaaatgccattagacgcgGTTACTATCAGGTCAAAcctgttgaccatgttatatgatgaAAATACCTCTAGATCTGCATGTCAGCTCcatctatctcacaatgataagtgtgggccTAACTATTCAGGAGTAAGCAAGCAAATACTTTTAGGAGGAAATAAGAACGCTATTGGGGATCAAATGGGACCCACACTTAAtcatagtgagatagagggagagctgacaTGTGGGTGGATGTGTATTGGTCATATAAAATGGTAAATGTGCTTTCAGCTGACTGTAAtggtgtctaatggcatttttgagcaagcgCCTAATGgagcgatggcatttttgagcagttgaaaCTTCTAGTGGCAAAGTTGAGTAGTGAGACACAgctagtggcataaatgataaaaatccTAATTAATAATAACACACACACACTGTCATGTGGTATGTGTTGGCCAGATGAACTTTGTGCATTCTTTGAACATTGTACTTGGCAATACTTTCCcagcacacacacaaaaaaaaaggaGCTGATTCAGTTTTAGATTGGCACAACTACACATCCAGGCAGATAGTCAGATGTATGTGGACATTGACTTAAGCCATACAGTAGGTCTTCTATATAGTTGTCTTATGTCCATTTGGATTTGTCTAGTTCGCAGTTCACACCAAGTGACTAAAGAAATGTATACCTGAGGAGGCCTTTTGTTCAGACGGAGGCCAACAGCTTCCAGTTCTCTAGTTAATATTTGGCGATGCCCTTCACTCTGaaaaaaattatagcatgaatCCAATAAGCAAGTAGAACTCGGGTAATGCCCGGCCATGTGCAATCATCATGTATAAGAAGGGGAAGATTGCATGTAAATAATTCTTCTTATTTCATATCATTTTTTAAATAACATACACACCACAACCCTTCATCCTTGAGAAGTTTCAAGCAGCCATACCATTAACTTAAAGTATAAATATGGCATACATTTATCTCTTCAACAGTTTAGCAATATGTCAGCAGATTTGAGAACATGTATCTCAATTACCATACAACATTAGGTGAAAAAGGATAGTATTAATATTAACCAGCCAGGTCCTCTGCTAGCAATACCATACTTTCTCTTCAACATTATCATAATGGAAATAGCGTTAGAACTTCCTAAATTATCGCCACCTTCTCACTTGCTCCCCACAACTTGTTTTCTTCCTTAGGTCTCCCTACTTGTCGGTTGTCTCTGTTTCTCACATGGCCATTTAAGTTAGTCTAACGGTGAAAAGGAGCCATGTGAGGAACAGAGAAAAGTTAAGGGAGCAAAGTAAGAAAGTGACGAGTGTAGAGAGCTCCAGTGTAATTTCTCTTAAGACGACACTCATTTTTCTCTTATTTTCCAA contains:
- the LOC119276128 gene encoding developmentally-regulated G-protein 2, with the protein product MGILERIKEIEAEMARTQKNKATEYHLGQLKAKIAKLRTQLLEPPKGASAGGDGFEVTKFGHGRVALIGFPSVGKSTLLTMLTGTHSEAASYEFTTLTCIPGIIHYNDTKIQLLDLPGIIEGASEGKGRGRQVIAVAKSSDLVLMVLDASKSEGHRQILTRELEAVGLRLNKRPPQIYFKRKKTGGISFNSTAPLTHIDEKLCYQILHEYKIHNAEVLFREDSTVDDLIDVIEGNRKYIKCVYVYNKIDVVGIDDVDNLARQPNSLVISCNLQLNLDRLLARMWEEMGLVRVYTKPQGQQPDFGDPVVLSSDRGGCTVEDFCNHIHRSLLKDVKYVLVWGTSARHYPQHCGLGHGLEDEDVVQIVKKKEKEEGGRGRFKSHTNAPDRISDRVKKAPLKT
- the LOC119276130 gene encoding calumenin-like yields the protein MTPPAAASPGRKSPAAVLFLCVVTISLLMFILLASYTPRLQPHGRSPHRRLKLHPKNSAAVASSYGAGAVHDSGGNRHAAPFDPAIAELERRLEDKEWEREHYRILHGDAEKDDHMKEWEEFLREEEDFINDDDRFNVSDRIRALFPKIDLTPKDGFVSLDELIRWNLDQARADQLHRSAREMELYDKNGNGIVSFTTFRALRQQSHGDGNSLGFPWWKEEHFNASDVNGDGFLNKTEFHDFLNPSDSENPKIVNLLCRQELRQRDKDGDGKLNFEEYFHGLHDHIHGYDDENAAISHIGNMTIAKERFSKLDKDNDGFISEHELEPVLDKLHLSERYYARQQATHAISEADKDHDGRLTLEEMIENPYAFYGSVYFSDDEDYFHEEFR